A region from the Acidimicrobiales bacterium genome encodes:
- a CDS encoding MoxR family ATPase, whose amino-acid sequence MRTATFPALFGAITDSVQRAIQGKPDVVELAVLCLVAEGHLLLEDVPGVGKTTLAKALAASIDCSFGRIQFTPDLLPSDVVGVTVWNRSSGEFVFRPGAVFSSIVLGDELNRASPKTQSALLEAMAENQVTVDSTTYPLGPPFMVIATQNPIEHEGTYPLPESQLDRFLLQASIGYPSRAAELQVLETHGDATPLARLSPVATAADVQGLIAATRTVHASDAIKGYLVDVAEATRHHPLLELGMSPRATLSLLRVSRARAAAQGRGFVVPDDVKALAEPALVHRLAVTPDAQLQGVTAADALREAMATVPVPTAG is encoded by the coding sequence GTGCGCACCGCGACCTTCCCGGCGCTGTTCGGCGCCATCACCGACTCGGTGCAGCGGGCCATCCAGGGCAAGCCCGATGTCGTCGAGCTCGCCGTGCTGTGCCTGGTCGCCGAGGGACACCTGCTCCTCGAGGACGTGCCCGGCGTCGGCAAGACCACGCTGGCCAAGGCCCTCGCGGCGTCGATCGACTGCAGCTTCGGGCGCATCCAGTTCACGCCCGACCTGTTGCCCTCCGACGTGGTCGGCGTGACCGTGTGGAACCGATCGAGCGGGGAGTTCGTCTTCCGCCCCGGGGCCGTGTTCTCGTCGATCGTGCTCGGCGACGAGCTCAACCGGGCGTCGCCCAAGACCCAGTCCGCCCTCCTCGAGGCGATGGCCGAGAACCAGGTCACCGTCGATTCGACGACGTACCCGCTCGGGCCGCCGTTCATGGTCATCGCCACCCAGAACCCGATCGAGCACGAAGGCACCTACCCCCTGCCCGAGAGCCAGCTCGACCGCTTCCTGCTGCAGGCCAGCATCGGCTACCCGAGCCGGGCGGCCGAGCTCCAGGTCCTCGAGACGCACGGTGACGCCACCCCCCTGGCCCGGCTGAGCCCGGTCGCGACGGCGGCCGACGTGCAGGGCCTCATCGCCGCCACGCGCACCGTCCACGCCTCCGATGCCATCAAGGGCTACCTCGTCGACGTGGCCGAGGCGACCCGCCACCACCCGCTCCTCGAGCTCGGGATGTCCCCCCGGGCGACGCTCTCGCTGCTGCGGGTGTCGCGGGCCCGCGCCGCCGCGCAGGGCCGCGGGTTCGTCGTCCCCGACGACGTGAAGGCCCTCGCCGAGCCCGCCCTCGTGCACCGCCTGGCGGTGACGCCCGACGCCCAGCTCCAGGGCGTCACGGCGGCCGACGCCCTCCGAGAGGCGATGGCCACGGTCCCCGTCCCGACCGCTGGCTGA
- a CDS encoding DUF58 domain-containing protein has protein sequence MLTRRGWLTGAGAAALLIGGRVLGFVEGYVAGSVLAALLVVSVVWLAVTRLSVEVSRELHPERVHAGNPSRIDLLVTNRGTRPSPLLTLRDRVSGTRGALLVVNPLASGATARAAYRFPTERRGVVAIGPLEVEVADPLGLSRLVLPATGVSELIVYPLVEHVPAIPLSSGNDPMAGAEHPNALGRSGEDFYALRPYVIGDDLRRVHWPSTARNDDLLIRQDELPWQGRATLLLDVRASRHDAETLERAVSAAASLVVAGARRQDLLRLVTTAGADSGFAAGHGHAETLLEHLACIPSTDDSAFGRAVDALGAGATGGALVVIGGGLTDDDRDRLQRLGRRYGSFRVVSFTGEAHTTTTGVTGGTDGWNIEVPPGTPFPRAWTTALAMSARRNPATVGRAAP, from the coding sequence GTGCTCACCCGTCGGGGCTGGCTCACCGGGGCCGGCGCAGCCGCGCTGTTGATCGGCGGGCGGGTCCTCGGGTTCGTCGAGGGCTACGTGGCGGGCAGCGTGCTCGCCGCACTGCTGGTGGTGTCAGTGGTCTGGCTGGCCGTGACCCGGCTGTCCGTGGAGGTGAGCCGCGAACTGCACCCCGAGCGCGTGCACGCCGGCAACCCCTCGCGGATCGACCTCCTGGTCACGAACCGGGGCACCCGGCCGTCGCCCCTGCTCACCCTGCGCGACCGGGTGTCCGGTACCCGTGGGGCCCTGCTGGTCGTGAACCCGTTGGCCAGCGGCGCCACGGCCCGCGCCGCGTACCGGTTCCCGACCGAACGGCGGGGGGTGGTCGCCATCGGACCGCTCGAGGTCGAGGTGGCCGACCCGCTCGGGCTGTCGCGGCTCGTCCTCCCGGCGACCGGGGTCTCCGAACTCATCGTCTACCCGCTCGTCGAGCACGTCCCGGCGATCCCGCTCAGCTCGGGCAACGACCCCATGGCGGGGGCCGAGCACCCGAACGCGCTCGGACGCAGCGGCGAGGACTTCTACGCGCTGCGGCCCTACGTCATCGGCGACGACCTGCGTCGGGTCCACTGGCCGTCGACGGCCCGCAACGACGACCTCCTCATCCGCCAGGACGAGCTGCCCTGGCAGGGGAGGGCGACCCTGCTCCTCGACGTCCGGGCGTCGCGCCACGACGCCGAGACCCTCGAGCGGGCGGTCTCGGCCGCCGCCAGCCTCGTGGTCGCCGGCGCCCGTCGCCAGGACCTCCTGCGCCTCGTCACCACCGCCGGCGCCGACTCGGGGTTCGCCGCCGGGCACGGTCACGCCGAGACCCTCCTCGAGCACCTCGCGTGCATCCCCTCCACCGACGACTCGGCCTTCGGCCGAGCCGTCGACGCCCTGGGTGCGGGGGCGACCGGCGGGGCGCTGGTGGTGATCGGCGGAGGGCTCACCGACGACGACCGGGACCGCCTGCAACGCCTCGGTCGGCGCTACGGCTCGTTCAGGGTCGTGTCGTTCACCGGCGAGGCCCACACCACGACGACCGGTGTCACCGGCGGCACCGACGGGTGGAACATCGAGGTGCCGCCCGGCACCCCGTTCCCGAGGGCGTGGACGACCGCGTTGGCGATGTCGGCCCGGCGCAACCCGGCAACGGTCGGGAGGGCGGCGCCGTGA
- a CDS encoding ROK family protein: MSDVVQPPASGVCLAVDIGGTKLAAGLVAADGTVLARERRPTPAVGDPEALFAALAAIVVPLLASADTVAVVGVGCGGPMTAGGETVSPLNIPAWRGFPLRSRLAGLTARPTHVDNDAKALALGEGWRGAAAGERDFLAMVVSTGVGGGIVLDGRLLDGADGNAGHIGHVIVVPDGRPCACGARGCLEAEASGTAIAALTGRPAAEAAPDVIARSGMLVGRAVASVANLLDLRLALVAGSVALGFGAPFFAAAQDELDRRARIGFARGARVRPAGLGADGPLVGAAAVGWRGLAGDGPTA; the protein is encoded by the coding sequence GTGAGCGACGTGGTGCAGCCCCCGGCGAGCGGCGTCTGCCTGGCTGTCGACATCGGGGGGACCAAGCTCGCCGCCGGCCTCGTGGCCGCCGACGGGACGGTGCTGGCCCGTGAACGACGGCCCACCCCCGCGGTCGGCGACCCCGAGGCGCTGTTCGCCGCGCTGGCCGCGATCGTCGTTCCGTTGCTGGCCTCCGCGGACACGGTGGCCGTGGTCGGCGTGGGCTGCGGCGGTCCGATGACCGCCGGCGGCGAGACCGTCTCCCCGCTCAACATCCCGGCCTGGCGGGGCTTCCCGCTGCGGTCGCGCCTCGCCGGGCTGACCGCCCGGCCGACCCACGTCGACAACGACGCGAAGGCGCTGGCACTCGGCGAGGGGTGGAGGGGCGCGGCGGCCGGCGAGCGGGACTTCCTCGCCATGGTCGTCTCCACGGGTGTCGGCGGCGGGATCGTCCTCGACGGCAGGTTGCTCGACGGTGCCGACGGCAACGCAGGCCACATCGGCCACGTCATCGTCGTCCCCGACGGGCGTCCCTGCGCCTGCGGCGCCCGCGGATGCCTGGAGGCCGAGGCGTCCGGGACGGCCATCGCCGCGTTGACCGGGCGGCCCGCCGCGGAGGCTGCGCCCGACGTCATCGCCCGCAGCGGGATGCTGGTGGGGCGGGCGGTGGCGTCGGTGGCCAACCTGCTCGACCTGCGACTGGCCCTCGTGGCCGGTTCGGTGGCGTTGGGGTTCGGGGCACCGTTCTTCGCTGCGGCCCAGGACGAGCTCGACCGTCGAGCGCGCATCGGGTTCGCCCGAGGCGCCCGTGTGCGGCCCGCCGGCCTCGGCGCCGACGGTCCCCTCGTCGGCGCGGCCGCCGTGGGGTGGCGGGGCCTCGCCGGGGACGGGCCCACCGCCTGA